In one window of Chryseobacterium phocaeense DNA:
- a CDS encoding esterase-like activity of phytase family protein: MKKLLLSAIAFTAIMSCNDNDQVDNQNQDINYAKLPQEFPFSTLMTLNGVNVINGGFGSGAAAHTSRKGEFYVITDRGPNVAYQNGIKILAPGFTPTIMHFKINAEGNIEVIKYIKLKNPSGQLITGLPNPAGMGSTGEIAYDSSGNVLGTDNYGLDSESIVAATDGTFWVSDEYGPHIVHYSAEGVELERISPIGVNTGARKLPAVFSKRRPNRGMEGMCMTPDGKMLVGTMQSTMYVPTKALATNTTLTRIVTFDLATGQTKQYLYKQDGGASDSVCDITPISNTEFLVIERDGNFGSSGGLKKVYRINLSGASDVSGTDLTAVDGMKINGKTLEQSTWDEINTAGLKPVTKTLAVDLVTKIGYDHDKFEGIVYLGNNKLAVFNDDDFGVADDGNGNPKTKILPKTGKQDKGTMYVVDIQ; the protein is encoded by the coding sequence ATGAAAAAACTGCTGCTGTCAGCTATAGCATTCACAGCTATCATGTCATGTAACGACAACGATCAAGTAGATAACCAGAACCAGGATATCAACTATGCAAAACTTCCCCAGGAGTTTCCTTTTTCCACATTAATGACCCTGAATGGTGTCAATGTAATCAACGGTGGATTCGGTTCCGGAGCTGCTGCACACACTAGCAGGAAAGGGGAATTTTATGTCATTACCGACCGCGGTCCCAATGTAGCGTACCAGAATGGAATAAAAATCCTTGCCCCGGGCTTTACCCCAACCATTATGCATTTCAAAATCAATGCGGAAGGAAATATTGAGGTCATTAAATATATTAAACTTAAAAATCCTTCAGGGCAGCTTATCACAGGACTTCCAAACCCGGCGGGAATGGGAAGTACGGGAGAAATAGCCTACGACTCGTCAGGAAATGTTTTAGGAACAGATAATTATGGATTAGACAGCGAAAGTATTGTAGCTGCCACAGACGGAACATTTTGGGTTTCGGATGAGTATGGGCCACATATTGTTCATTACAGTGCGGAGGGAGTGGAGCTGGAAAGAATCAGCCCGATCGGCGTAAACACAGGAGCAAGAAAATTACCCGCTGTTTTTTCCAAAAGAAGACCCAACCGCGGAATGGAAGGCATGTGCATGACACCAGACGGGAAAATGCTTGTAGGAACGATGCAGTCGACAATGTATGTGCCTACAAAAGCGCTGGCAACGAATACAACTTTAACGAGAATCGTTACTTTCGATCTGGCTACCGGACAGACAAAGCAATACTTATATAAACAGGACGGGGGAGCTTCAGATTCTGTGTGTGATATTACCCCAATCAGCAATACTGAATTTCTGGTGATCGAAAGAGACGGAAACTTCGGTTCTTCCGGAGGACTTAAAAAAGTGTATAGAATTAATCTCTCAGGAGCATCCGATGTATCAGGAACGGATTTAACGGCCGTAGACGGAATGAAAATCAACGGAAAAACCCTTGAGCAGTCTACATGGGACGAAATCAATACGGCAGGATTAAAACCGGTTACAAAGACTCTCGCTGTGGATCTGGTCACAAAAATAGGCTATGACCACGATAAATTTGAAGGAATTGTATACTTAGGAAATAACAAACTCGCTGTTTTCAATGACGATGATTTCGGGGTTGCAGACGACGGAAACGGAAATCCAAAAACAAAGATTCTGCCTAAAACAGGCAAACAGGATAAAGGAACCATGTATGTAGTCGATATTCAATAA
- the tpiA gene encoding triose-phosphate isomerase, giving the protein MRRKIVAGNWKMNKNVIDAQQLMIQLLSYKNNNTTNCEVWIAPPSLYLMMAKDIFEKDEIGVFSQDMSEHESGAYTGELSADMLESIDVTGSLIGHSERRQYHGETDSHCNRKIKLALDKGLIPVYCNGETLEQRKAGQHFEVVKNQTEVALFTLSAEEIKKVVIAYEPVWAIGTGETATPEQAQEIHAHIRSIIAAKYGKEVADEISILYGGSVKPDNAKEIFSQPDIDGGLIGGAALKLEDFSKIIEGFNG; this is encoded by the coding sequence ATGAGAAGAAAAATAGTGGCAGGAAACTGGAAAATGAACAAAAATGTCATTGACGCACAACAGTTGATGATTCAATTACTGAGCTATAAAAACAATAACACCACCAACTGTGAGGTATGGATCGCCCCGCCTTCTTTATATTTGATGATGGCTAAAGATATCTTCGAAAAAGATGAGATCGGTGTATTTTCCCAGGATATGAGTGAGCATGAAAGCGGTGCCTATACCGGTGAACTTTCTGCAGATATGCTTGAATCCATTGATGTGACAGGTTCTTTGATCGGTCACTCCGAAAGAAGACAATACCACGGAGAAACAGATTCCCACTGCAACAGAAAGATCAAATTAGCCCTTGACAAGGGACTGATCCCTGTATATTGCAACGGAGAAACCCTTGAGCAGAGAAAAGCAGGACAGCATTTCGAAGTGGTAAAAAACCAGACTGAAGTGGCTCTTTTCACACTTTCTGCAGAAGAAATCAAAAAAGTGGTGATCGCTTACGAACCGGTTTGGGCTATCGGAACCGGTGAAACAGCTACTCCTGAACAGGCTCAGGAGATTCATGCACACATCAGAAGTATTATTGCGGCCAAATACGGAAAGGAAGTTGCTGACGAAATTTCTATCCTTTACGGAGGTTCTGTGAAGCCAGACAATGCTAAAGAAATTTTCTCTCAGCCTGACATTGATGGCGGACTGATCGGAGGTGCGGCTTTAAAACTGGAAGATTTCTCAAAAATTATTGAAGGTTTTAATGGATAG
- a CDS encoding S9 family peptidase: MKKFYLGILIMSASAIQSQKFPDLKAPIAEKQEHIREIHSDKVNDPYYWMIDYFKKGKDSTKVVDYLKAENTYWTGMMKDTEPFREQLFQEMKSRIKEKDESVPVFKKGYYYYSRTETGKQYFKYCRKKGSLTAPEEILLDVDKMAEGHSYYSASGFSISPDNTKMIFGVDDVSRRQYKLFLKDLTTGKITDLGIKNTGGSAEWGNDNKTIFYTENNPVTLLSEKIKRHTLGTDPAKDVTVYEEKDKTNYISVYKSKNEKFIFIYSGATTSSETKYLDADKPNGEFNVFQPRMKNVLYSVTPLEDRFLVRTNKDALNFKVVETPLDKTGVDNWKDFIPHRKDVLMQSISAFKNYLVFGERQNGLSQLVIYDRKTGKKEFLKFDEPAYTVYSSDNPEYNTDNFRFGYTSMVTPSSQFEQDLKTGKRVLLKQQEVLGGYDKSNYVTERLFATAKDGTKIPISIVYKKGYKKDGNSPLLLYAYGSYGSSMDATFSSTRLSLLNRGFAFAIAHIRGGQEMGRQWYEDGKMMKKKNTFTDFIDSGEYLVKEKYTSPKHLYAQGGSAGGLLMGAVMNMSPNLWNGVISQVPFVDVINTMLDESIPLTTNEYDEWGNPNNKDAYMYMKSYSPYENIEKKNYPNLLVTTGLHDSQVQYFEPAKWVSKLRDMKTDKNVLLLKTDMEYGHGGASGRFDYLKDTALVYAFMFKLEGIDK; this comes from the coding sequence ATGAAAAAATTTTATCTGGGAATTCTAATTATGAGTGCATCTGCGATACAGTCTCAAAAATTTCCTGACCTTAAAGCTCCTATAGCCGAAAAGCAGGAACATATCCGCGAAATTCACAGTGATAAGGTGAATGATCCTTATTACTGGATGATTGATTATTTTAAAAAAGGAAAAGATTCCACGAAAGTAGTTGATTATCTGAAAGCCGAAAACACGTACTGGACAGGTATGATGAAGGATACCGAGCCTTTCAGGGAACAGCTTTTCCAGGAAATGAAGTCCAGGATCAAAGAAAAAGATGAGTCTGTCCCGGTTTTCAAAAAAGGGTACTACTATTACAGCCGTACGGAAACAGGAAAACAGTATTTCAAATACTGCCGGAAAAAAGGAAGCCTTACTGCTCCTGAAGAAATTCTTCTGGATGTAGATAAAATGGCGGAAGGACATTCCTATTATTCCGCTTCAGGTTTCAGCATCAGCCCGGATAACACAAAGATGATCTTTGGGGTGGATGATGTTTCCAGAAGACAGTATAAACTGTTCCTAAAAGACCTTACCACCGGAAAAATTACGGATCTGGGAATTAAAAACACCGGAGGTTCTGCAGAATGGGGAAATGACAACAAAACTATTTTCTACACAGAGAACAATCCTGTGACGCTTTTATCTGAAAAAATCAAAAGACATACGTTAGGAACAGATCCTGCTAAAGATGTTACCGTTTACGAGGAAAAAGACAAAACCAACTATATTTCAGTCTATAAATCCAAAAACGAGAAATTCATTTTTATCTATTCCGGTGCCACTACTTCCTCTGAAACGAAGTATCTGGATGCCGACAAACCCAACGGAGAATTCAATGTTTTTCAGCCGAGAATGAAAAATGTCCTGTATTCGGTGACTCCTTTGGAAGATAGGTTCCTGGTCAGAACGAATAAGGACGCCTTAAATTTCAAGGTTGTTGAAACACCTTTGGATAAAACAGGTGTTGACAACTGGAAAGATTTTATTCCACACAGAAAAGATGTACTGATGCAGAGTATCAGTGCTTTTAAGAATTATCTTGTTTTTGGAGAAAGACAAAACGGGCTTTCCCAGCTGGTGATTTATGACAGAAAAACAGGCAAGAAAGAGTTTCTGAAATTCGATGAACCGGCCTATACCGTTTATTCATCAGATAACCCGGAATATAATACGGATAATTTCCGCTTCGGATACACCTCGATGGTAACACCCAGTTCACAGTTTGAGCAGGATTTAAAAACCGGGAAAAGAGTTTTATTAAAGCAGCAGGAAGTTTTAGGCGGTTATGATAAAAGCAATTACGTAACCGAAAGACTTTTTGCCACAGCCAAAGACGGAACAAAAATTCCAATTTCGATAGTTTACAAAAAAGGATATAAAAAAGACGGAAACAGCCCGCTTCTACTCTATGCGTACGGTTCTTACGGAAGTTCAATGGATGCTACTTTCAGCAGTACCAGACTGAGCCTTCTGAACAGAGGTTTTGCCTTTGCCATCGCTCATATCCGCGGCGGTCAGGAAATGGGACGGCAGTGGTATGAGGACGGGAAAATGATGAAAAAGAAAAATACCTTCACCGACTTCATTGATTCCGGAGAATACCTGGTTAAAGAAAAATATACATCCCCTAAACATCTTTATGCCCAAGGCGGAAGCGCTGGAGGTCTTCTGATGGGAGCTGTGATGAATATGAGCCCTAATTTATGGAACGGGGTTATTTCTCAGGTTCCGTTTGTAGATGTGATCAATACGATGCTTGACGAAAGCATTCCATTGACCACCAACGAATATGATGAATGGGGAAATCCCAACAACAAGGATGCTTATATGTATATGAAATCCTATTCGCCGTACGAAAATATAGAGAAGAAAAACTATCCGAATCTATTGGTAACGACAGGTCTGCATGATTCTCAGGTACAGTATTTTGAGCCTGCCAAATGGGTTTCCAAGCTAAGGGATATGAAAACAGACAAAAACGTACTGCTTTTAAAAACAGACATGGAATACGGCCATGGCGGTGCTTCGGGAAGATTTGATTACCTGAAGGATACGGCTTTGGTGTATGCGTTTATGTTTAAGCTGGAAGGGATTGATAAGTAA
- a CDS encoding tellurite resistance TerB family protein, with protein MQKSNKSIAGYHLLMILSSVDGEFAPEEGMLIQQYMADEFPFRMNLDNELETLALLQPEEWKDHFEFHARCFFDDSTQDERVKFAEFAKTLIKADNKVTDEEHTFYKLLKNLWNLA; from the coding sequence ATGCAAAAATCAAATAAATCAATCGCCGGTTATCACTTACTAATGATTCTTTCTTCTGTAGACGGAGAATTTGCTCCTGAGGAAGGAATGCTGATTCAGCAGTATATGGCAGATGAGTTTCCATTCAGAATGAACCTTGACAACGAGCTTGAAACACTGGCACTTTTACAGCCTGAAGAATGGAAAGACCACTTTGAATTCCACGCCAGATGTTTCTTCGATGATTCTACGCAGGACGAGCGTGTAAAATTTGCAGAATTTGCCAAAACACTGATCAAGGCTGACAATAAAGTCACTGATGAAGAGCATACGTTTTACAAGCTTTTAAAAAACCTGTGGAATTTAGCCTAA
- a CDS encoding DUF6058 family natural product biosynthesis protein → MEQNFNYINENYITEAELCNITNISKDELAVLIQNQLVPQHSYTVSRTIRITSPLNDEFENEITEKFFSKNCISLIEKNKELRDIHQYKEDFKENFIRHLMNHPHKNFAYDGMFKTSFPEQEKLNEIFESEWTAYCDGIYGICTLHSTEEEIVKKEIAVKKLIQFNTQLSGKKLTDDESEELMKLGEEFNEVAQKFAPYQRKSSSRGKYLDKILEENNLDYLVKKY, encoded by the coding sequence ATGGAACAAAATTTCAATTATATTAATGAAAATTATATTACAGAAGCTGAATTATGTAATATAACAAATATCAGCAAGGATGAATTGGCTGTACTTATTCAAAATCAATTAGTTCCCCAGCACTCTTATACAGTTTCCCGAACTATTAGAATAACCTCACCTCTTAATGATGAATTTGAAAATGAGATTACAGAGAAGTTTTTCAGTAAAAACTGTATTTCATTAATTGAAAAGAATAAAGAATTAAGAGATATTCATCAATACAAGGAAGATTTTAAAGAAAATTTCATCCGGCATCTGATGAACCATCCTCATAAAAACTTTGCTTATGATGGTATGTTCAAAACCTCTTTTCCGGAACAGGAAAAACTGAATGAAATATTTGAAAGTGAGTGGACAGCCTATTGTGACGGTATATATGGGATTTGTACCTTACATTCCACTGAAGAGGAAATTGTAAAAAAGGAAATTGCAGTTAAAAAACTGATTCAGTTCAACACCCAGTTATCTGGTAAAAAACTTACCGATGATGAATCAGAAGAACTGATGAAACTGGGTGAAGAGTTTAACGAAGTAGCTCAAAAATTTGCTCCTTATCAAAGAAAATCAAGCAGCAGGGGAAAATATCTCGATAAAATTTTAGAAGAAAATAACTTAGACTATCTAGTAAAAAAATATTAA
- a CDS encoding BT_3928 family protein — MIKGLLRFIIAVIFILSGFVKAVDLVGFSFKMEEYFAPSVFNMPFLEKFALLFSVIVVVLELFLGFMLLLKLKLKFTLSALIALCIFFGFLTFYSAYYNVVTDCGCFGDAIKFTPWQSFIKDIVLLVGLILLFILYRKEFQKKDEYSSSGPKEPSGKFRYVLLGLFAVVMIYIMAQGIMHEPLIDFRDYKTGTNLKAEKEKINKNPSEYKTFYSLKNQKTGEVLKVNQDDYIKETKYWAEGSPWKIEEGKNESVLVKEGYKSEIVKFKIEDPTGMDLTDEIINAPKAVLVFSYHPKEVPADLMQKVEAKVNAQKGAVTYGISTDHNTFKTLKNAMMDGTAIKTIARSNPFVLILQNGKIVDKQPAKDYIN; from the coding sequence ATGATCAAAGGTTTATTACGTTTTATTATTGCTGTAATCTTCATCCTTTCCGGTTTTGTAAAGGCTGTGGATCTGGTAGGTTTTTCTTTCAAAATGGAAGAATATTTTGCCCCTTCCGTCTTCAATATGCCGTTCCTGGAAAAATTTGCGCTTCTGTTCTCGGTTATTGTCGTTGTACTGGAGCTTTTCCTGGGATTTATGCTTTTACTGAAACTGAAGCTTAAGTTTACGCTTTCAGCATTAATTGCCCTTTGTATCTTCTTTGGCTTCCTTACTTTTTATTCTGCTTATTACAATGTAGTGACGGACTGCGGGTGTTTTGGAGATGCCATCAAGTTTACGCCATGGCAGAGTTTTATTAAAGATATCGTGCTTCTTGTTGGGCTTATCCTTCTGTTTATCCTTTACAGAAAGGAGTTTCAAAAGAAAGATGAATACAGCAGCAGCGGTCCGAAAGAGCCTTCCGGTAAGTTCAGGTATGTTCTTCTGGGACTTTTTGCCGTGGTAATGATCTACATTATGGCACAGGGAATTATGCATGAACCATTGATTGATTTCCGGGATTATAAAACGGGAACCAATCTTAAAGCTGAAAAGGAAAAAATCAACAAAAACCCTTCTGAATATAAAACCTTCTACTCTCTTAAAAACCAAAAGACAGGAGAAGTTCTAAAGGTGAATCAGGACGATTATATTAAGGAAACCAAGTACTGGGCGGAAGGTTCTCCATGGAAGATTGAGGAAGGAAAAAATGAATCCGTTCTGGTAAAAGAAGGGTATAAATCCGAGATCGTGAAATTCAAGATTGAAGATCCTACTGGTATGGATCTGACGGATGAAATCATCAACGCCCCAAAGGCTGTCCTGGTTTTCTCCTATCACCCGAAAGAGGTTCCTGCTGACCTGATGCAGAAAGTGGAAGCTAAAGTAAACGCCCAGAAAGGAGCTGTGACCTATGGAATTTCTACAGATCACAATACTTTTAAAACCCTTAAAAATGCAATGATGGACGGAACTGCCATTAAAACCATTGCAAGAAGCAATCCTTTTGTACTGATTCTTCAAAACGGAAAAATTGTGGATAAACAGCCTGCGAAAGACTATATCAACTAA
- a CDS encoding DUF1599 domain-containing protein, which yields MSETSVQFGKVISECRDLFGKKLQDYGAAWRVLRPSSITDQIYIKVNRIRTLQMTDKKMVDESEEDEFIAIVNYSIIGLIQLEKGLSNDFNENKEEVLSLYDQYAHEARVLMERKNHDYGEAWRDMRISSITDLIYQKVLRTKQIEDNQGKTIVSEGLDANYFDMLNYAVFCLIKFSEKENISETQK from the coding sequence ATGTCAGAAACATCAGTACAGTTCGGGAAAGTTATTAGTGAATGCCGGGATTTATTCGGCAAAAAATTACAGGATTATGGTGCCGCGTGGAGGGTTTTGAGACCGAGTTCCATTACGGACCAGATTTACATTAAAGTGAACAGAATCCGGACACTTCAGATGACTGATAAAAAGATGGTAGATGAAAGCGAGGAAGATGAATTCATTGCTATTGTGAACTATTCTATCATCGGGCTTATTCAGCTTGAAAAGGGGCTTTCCAATGATTTTAATGAAAATAAGGAAGAGGTTTTAAGCCTTTACGATCAATATGCTCATGAAGCCCGGGTTTTAATGGAAAGAAAGAATCATGATTATGGTGAAGCGTGGAGGGATATGAGAATTTCTTCCATTACTGATCTTATTTACCAGAAAGTGTTGAGAACAAAGCAGATTGAAGACAATCAGGGAAAAACCATAGTTTCAGAAGGGTTGGATGCGAATTATTTTGACATGCTGAACTACGCTGTTTTCTGCCTGATCAAGTTCTCAGAAAAAGAAAATATTTCCGAAACCCAAAAATAA
- the folP gene encoding dihydropteroate synthase → MSSNPQTPKPFHSINCNGRLVDLDTPKIMGILNLTPDSFSDGGKFNSEKSALKHAEKLLQDGAEIIDVGPQSTRPNAEFLTGKEEIERIGNVISRIKKEFPQSLISLDTFYAETVKFGFSEGIDMINDISGGQYDSKMFDTAAETGLPYILMHVNPSYETMHDKIKFEDITLEVNRYFSKKTSELLEKGVKDIILDPGFGFGKTVEDQMKMIGETEYLGFKRFPLLIGISRKSFIYKPLGKSPLDINEETQKLHLKVLEQGARILRVHDVAETAVTIRDFLQKK, encoded by the coding sequence ATGTCCTCAAACCCTCAAACGCCCAAACCCTTCCACTCAATAAACTGCAATGGAAGGCTGGTAGATCTCGATACCCCCAAAATCATGGGTATTCTCAATCTTACCCCTGATTCTTTTTCCGACGGAGGGAAGTTTAACAGCGAAAAATCAGCACTGAAGCATGCTGAAAAGCTTCTACAGGATGGAGCAGAGATCATCGATGTCGGACCGCAGTCTACACGGCCGAATGCAGAATTTTTAACCGGCAAAGAAGAAATTGAAAGGATCGGAAACGTCATTTCCCGGATAAAAAAAGAATTCCCCCAGTCACTGATTTCACTGGATACTTTTTATGCGGAGACCGTGAAATTCGGATTTAGTGAGGGGATTGACATGATCAATGATATTTCCGGCGGACAGTATGACAGCAAGATGTTCGATACTGCTGCTGAAACGGGACTTCCTTACATTCTGATGCATGTAAATCCATCCTATGAAACGATGCATGATAAAATAAAATTTGAAGATATAACATTGGAAGTCAACCGTTATTTTTCTAAAAAAACCAGTGAACTTCTTGAAAAAGGAGTTAAAGACATTATCCTGGATCCGGGTTTTGGTTTTGGAAAAACAGTGGAAGATCAGATGAAAATGATAGGAGAAACTGAATATTTAGGTTTTAAAAGATTTCCTCTGTTGATAGGTATTTCCAGAAAATCATTTATCTATAAACCGCTGGGGAAATCTCCTTTGGACATCAATGAAGAAACCCAGAAACTGCACCTGAAAGTTTTGGAACAGGGAGCCCGGATTTTAAGAGTTCATGATGTAGCAGAAACAGCTGTAACCATCAGAGACTTTTTACAGAAAAAATAA
- the ilvE gene encoding branched-chain-amino-acid transaminase: MYYNDDTIIYFDGKFMKAKEAGTDLYGQSLHYGYSVFEGIKSYSTEHGTRIFKAKEHYERLKRSAELMHIPFNYSVDELTDLTYELLQRNGFSDAYIRPLVTCSPNMSLSKGQKSYLSLLAWEWNNGYLADKMRVMTSPFQRPNPKAFKVEAKVGGHYVNSILACQDAKDKGYDEALVLDENGNVAESSGANIFYEKDGVLFTPAKGSILPGITRQTVFELCEELNIPVKETFFKPEEMRGADAAFFCGTAAEIVALDSLDNVPFIRNWEETASEKVQKAYLNRVRGSVIVNF; the protein is encoded by the coding sequence ATGTATTACAACGACGACACGATCATCTATTTTGATGGGAAATTTATGAAAGCCAAAGAAGCCGGAACAGATCTTTACGGACAGTCCCTTCATTATGGGTACTCTGTTTTTGAAGGCATTAAATCCTACAGCACAGAGCATGGAACAAGAATTTTCAAAGCAAAGGAACATTACGAAAGGCTGAAAAGATCAGCCGAACTGATGCACATTCCGTTCAATTATTCAGTGGATGAGCTTACTGATCTTACTTATGAACTTCTGCAACGAAACGGCTTCAGTGATGCCTATATCCGGCCGCTGGTCACCTGTTCCCCCAATATGTCCCTTTCAAAAGGACAAAAATCCTATCTGTCCCTGCTGGCCTGGGAATGGAATAACGGGTATCTCGCTGATAAAATGAGGGTGATGACTTCTCCGTTTCAACGCCCTAACCCCAAAGCATTTAAAGTGGAAGCCAAAGTAGGTGGGCACTATGTCAACTCTATACTGGCCTGTCAGGATGCCAAAGACAAAGGCTACGATGAAGCACTTGTCCTCGATGAAAACGGAAACGTAGCCGAAAGCTCCGGAGCCAATATTTTTTACGAAAAAGACGGGGTTTTATTTACTCCCGCCAAAGGAAGCATCCTTCCGGGGATCACCAGACAAACAGTTTTTGAGCTATGTGAGGAGCTTAATATTCCAGTAAAAGAAACCTTCTTTAAGCCTGAAGAAATGAGAGGAGCTGATGCTGCTTTTTTCTGCGGTACGGCAGCTGAAATCGTTGCCCTGGATTCTTTGGATAATGTTCCCTTTATCCGAAACTGGGAAGAAACGGCAAGCGAAAAAGTACAGAAGGCTTATTTGAATCGCGTAAGAGGTTCTGTTATTGTAAATTTTTAG
- the ilvD gene encoding dihydroxy-acid dehydratase: MLNKYSKTFTQNRKQPAAKAMLYGIGFTEEDMHKAQIGIASMGYDGNTCNMHLNDLAKVVKKGTWDHGLAGLIFNTIGVSDGMSNGTDGMRYSLVSRDVIADSIEAICGAQYYDGIIALPGCDKNMPGTIIAMGRLNRPSIMVYGGTIAPGCYKNETLNIVSAFEALGKKIAGEISEEDFNGVIKNSCPGAGACGGMYTANTMSSAIEALGMSLPYSSSNPALSKEKQNECLEAGKYIRILLEKDIKPSDIMTRKAFENALRLIVILGGSTNAVLHFIAMAKSVGISITQDDFQKMSDCTSVLADLKPSGKYLMQDLHEHGGTPAVMKYLLEEGLLHGDCLTVTGKTLAENLENVPALDFTKQKIIRPLSNPIKETGHLRILYGNLAEKGSVAKITGKEGEKFSGKARVFDGEKNLIEGIENGTVQHGDVIVIRHEGPKGAPGMPEMLKPTSALIGAGLGGSVALITDGRFSGGTHGFVVGHITPEAHEGGLIAFVKDNDLIEIDAVNNTIQLKVSEEEIEHRKKGWQKPELKVKKGLLYKYALTVSSAAEGCVTDEIT; encoded by the coding sequence ATGTTAAATAAATATTCAAAAACATTCACACAAAACAGAAAGCAGCCGGCTGCAAAAGCAATGCTGTACGGAATAGGGTTTACAGAAGAAGATATGCACAAAGCCCAGATCGGGATTGCCAGCATGGGCTATGACGGAAATACCTGCAACATGCATCTGAATGACCTGGCCAAAGTGGTGAAAAAAGGAACCTGGGATCATGGGCTAGCCGGATTGATCTTCAACACCATCGGCGTAAGCGACGGAATGAGCAACGGTACAGACGGGATGCGTTATTCACTGGTAAGCCGGGATGTGATTGCAGACAGCATCGAAGCCATCTGCGGAGCACAATACTATGACGGAATCATTGCCCTGCCCGGTTGTGACAAGAATATGCCGGGAACCATTATCGCGATGGGAAGACTGAACAGACCTTCCATCATGGTCTATGGCGGAACCATTGCTCCGGGATGCTATAAAAACGAAACGCTTAACATCGTTTCCGCTTTTGAAGCTTTGGGGAAGAAAATTGCAGGAGAAATTTCAGAAGAGGATTTTAACGGTGTGATTAAAAATTCCTGCCCCGGTGCCGGTGCCTGCGGAGGAATGTATACCGCGAATACGATGTCTTCAGCGATTGAAGCACTAGGCATGAGCCTTCCGTATTCATCCTCAAACCCAGCATTAAGCAAAGAAAAGCAGAACGAGTGTCTTGAAGCGGGAAAATACATTAGAATACTGCTGGAAAAAGACATCAAACCTTCAGATATTATGACCCGGAAAGCCTTTGAAAATGCGCTTCGTTTGATTGTTATTTTAGGCGGAAGCACCAACGCTGTATTGCATTTTATAGCCATGGCTAAAAGTGTTGGGATTTCCATTACCCAGGATGATTTTCAAAAGATGAGTGACTGTACATCCGTACTCGCAGACCTTAAACCCAGTGGGAAATACCTGATGCAGGACCTTCATGAACACGGCGGAACACCTGCTGTCATGAAATATCTCCTGGAAGAAGGATTACTGCATGGCGATTGTCTCACAGTTACCGGAAAGACCCTCGCTGAAAATCTGGAAAATGTACCTGCGCTGGACTTTACAAAGCAAAAGATCATCAGGCCTTTGTCAAATCCAATCAAAGAAACAGGACACCTAAGAATTCTCTATGGAAATCTTGCAGAAAAAGGAAGTGTCGCGAAAATAACCGGAAAAGAAGGTGAAAAATTCTCAGGAAAAGCAAGGGTATTTGATGGCGAGAAAAACCTGATCGAAGGTATTGAAAACGGAACAGTACAGCACGGAGATGTCATTGTAATCCGCCATGAGGGGCCGAAAGGAGCTCCCGGAATGCCGGAAATGCTGAAACCAACGAGTGCCCTTATCGGAGCAGGCTTAGGCGGAAGTGTAGCGTTGATTACCGATGGCAGATTCAGTGGCGGAACCCATGGTTTTGTAGTAGGGCATATTACCCCGGAGGCCCATGAAGGCGGATTGATCGCTTTTGTAAAAGACAACGATCTGATTGAAATAGATGCTGTAAACAACACCATACAATTAAAAGTCTCCGAAGAAGAAATTGAACACAGGAAAAAAGGATGGCAAAAACCTGAGCTTAAAGTAAAAAAAGGATTGCTGTATAAATATGCGCTTACCGTATCATCAGCGGCTGAAGGTTGTGTAACGGATGAAATCACCTAA